GGAATGTAGCAGCGTCCTCGCCGCAGGTCTCGAGGCAGGTCTTTCAGAATATTCGTGAGCTGGAGGCCCTTCCCAAATCGGACGCCGATGGCGGACATGTGAGCAATATCCCAATGGGACAGCGACGGCATGTGGGCACACATCATTCCGGTCCAAAATTCACCGACACAACCGGCGACGTAATAGATATACCGGTCCATGTCATCCGTCGTCTGAAGAGCGGTGAGTGTGGCTGCTGACTCGCCAGGGAACTTCGTGAGATCCATCTCCATTCCATTTGGCAGTGTGGACATGAGAGTACGAATCCGCTGGCGGTCTTCGACTGTGTATTCCTGATAGAGACGGAAGCAGTCTTCAAGCCGCGTCAACAGAACACGTTCCGACGAATGTGTCTGATGTGGGAGCAACGACGTCTGGATGGACCGGACCTCATCCCAGTGAATGGCATCTTCTGAAAACTGATGGCGAAATTGCTGGAGGTAGAATAGTCGCCGACTACGGTCGATCAAGTCCGTATCAGCGATCGTATCAACGGCACGGGCGAACAGGTAAGACAGGCCAACCTGACCACGTACGTTGGAGGGCAACACCGTAAGCGTGAGATAAAATGAGCGGGAGACCTGTTTGAGAACATCGCGGAGGAGTTCGTGCCTGGAGGAATGAGTAGCCGTGGGACGATCCTTATCTGACTTCCAACTTTCCTTCCATGCCCTTGTCTCGATGGCTTGGCAGCGGCCAGAGGCGTTTATCGCAGTAGATGGGGAATGTCCCAGCGTGAGTGGGCGTGAATTTGA
The sequence above is a segment of the Nitrospiraceae bacterium genome. Coding sequences within it:
- a CDS encoding phytoene/squalene synthase family protein; the protein is MGHSPSTAINASGRCQAIETRAWKESWKSDKDRPTATHSSRHELLRDVLKQVSRSFYLTLTVLPSNVRGQVGLSYLFARAVDTIADTDLIDRSRRLFYLQQFRHQFSEDAIHWDEVRSIQTSLLPHQTHSSERVLLTRLEDCFRLYQEYTVEDRQRIRTLMSTLPNGMEMDLTKFPGESAATLTALQTTDDMDRYIYYVAGCVGEFWTGMMCAHMPSLSHWDIAHMSAIGVRFGKGLQLTNILKDLPRDLRRGRCYIPEVILREAGLTPADLLQKENVIRYRQVLSWLLKIAVDHLDQGWAYTMQIPRRETRLRLSCMWPILLAGETLKRVAISPDILDPAVNIKVPRYRVYQVMALTILTGACGYIGAAYWGHLRKQII